A region from the Cryptosporangium arvum DSM 44712 genome encodes:
- the ftsH gene encoding ATP-dependent zinc metalloprotease FtsH translates to MTANARSGPPRDKPPAPAPPPPPAWRRYLIPIGVALTLFLLFFPFGRMGVKTVEYGTLSDQIAAKRVDTLELRADGTITGTYRANFDDGADFTSHYPTGLNGPDDAFLAAVKDPDVVPHFTATGASSSFWGILLSLAPLLLFIAYFWWIGRQARKGAQLGGLGGMFGGVGRSTAKVIDSERPDTTFADVAGYEGVKRDVTEVVDFLKQPDKYAAAGAVGPKGILMAGPPGTGKTLLARAVAGEAAVPFFAVTGSSFVELFVGVGASRVRDLFADARKRAPSIIFIDEIDAIGQRRNTGGFASNDEREQTLNQLLAEMDGFDPSTGVVVIAATNRPETLDPALLRPGRFDRQVAVPLPNQAEREAILAVHARGKKLAPDVDLNATSRATPGFSGADLANLLNEAAIVAVRDGRAEVRAADLSQARDRVLLGQRLGSNFLLPNEKQSVAVHESGHALVAALSPAADPVDKVTILPSGMALGVTEQLPEAERHLYSQLQLTTTLSVQLGGRAAELVVFGEGSTGASNDLAKATELATRMVREFGLSPKLGPVGYASDQPQYLGVGGPDRAYSEETQRVVDEEVARLLREAESRAIDLLTRHRAALDELSGALLEHETVDGRTVHEIADRAQAADPAA, encoded by the coding sequence ATGACCGCTAACGCGCGTTCCGGACCCCCGAGGGACAAGCCTCCCGCTCCGGCACCGCCCCCGCCTCCGGCCTGGCGCCGCTACCTCATCCCGATCGGCGTCGCACTCACGTTGTTCCTGCTGTTCTTCCCGTTCGGACGCATGGGCGTGAAGACGGTCGAGTACGGCACGCTCAGCGACCAGATCGCCGCCAAGCGCGTCGACACGCTCGAACTGCGTGCCGACGGCACGATCACCGGCACGTACCGCGCGAACTTCGACGACGGCGCCGACTTCACCTCGCACTACCCGACCGGCCTCAACGGCCCGGACGACGCGTTCCTCGCCGCGGTGAAGGACCCCGACGTCGTGCCGCACTTCACCGCCACCGGCGCCAGCAGCTCGTTCTGGGGCATCCTGCTCTCGCTCGCCCCGCTGCTGCTGTTCATCGCGTACTTCTGGTGGATCGGGCGGCAGGCCCGCAAGGGCGCCCAGCTCGGTGGCCTCGGCGGCATGTTCGGCGGGGTCGGGCGGTCCACCGCGAAGGTGATCGACTCCGAGCGTCCGGACACCACGTTCGCCGACGTCGCCGGGTACGAGGGCGTGAAACGGGACGTCACCGAGGTCGTCGACTTCCTCAAGCAGCCCGACAAGTACGCCGCGGCCGGTGCCGTCGGGCCGAAGGGCATCCTGATGGCCGGGCCGCCCGGCACCGGCAAGACGCTGCTGGCCCGCGCGGTCGCGGGCGAGGCCGCGGTGCCGTTCTTCGCGGTCACCGGCTCCTCGTTCGTCGAGCTGTTCGTCGGCGTCGGCGCGTCCCGCGTGCGTGACCTGTTCGCCGACGCGCGCAAGCGGGCGCCGTCGATCATCTTCATCGACGAGATCGACGCGATCGGCCAGCGCCGCAACACCGGCGGCTTCGCCAGCAACGACGAGCGCGAGCAGACGCTCAACCAGCTGCTGGCCGAGATGGACGGGTTCGACCCGTCGACCGGTGTCGTGGTGATCGCGGCGACCAACCGGCCCGAGACGCTCGACCCGGCGCTGCTGCGGCCCGGGCGGTTCGACCGGCAGGTGGCGGTGCCGCTGCCGAACCAGGCCGAGCGGGAGGCGATCCTCGCCGTGCACGCGCGGGGCAAGAAGCTCGCTCCGGACGTCGATCTGAACGCGACCTCGCGCGCCACCCCGGGGTTCTCCGGCGCGGATCTCGCGAACCTGCTCAACGAGGCGGCGATCGTGGCGGTGCGCGACGGGCGGGCCGAGGTGCGGGCGGCCGACCTCTCGCAGGCCCGCGACCGGGTGCTGCTCGGCCAGCGTCTCGGGTCGAACTTCCTGCTGCCGAACGAGAAGCAGAGCGTCGCCGTGCACGAGTCCGGGCACGCGCTCGTCGCGGCGCTCTCCCCGGCCGCGGACCCGGTCGACAAGGTCACGATCCTGCCGAGCGGGATGGCGCTCGGCGTCACCGAGCAGCTGCCCGAGGCCGAGCGTCACCTGTACTCGCAGTTGCAGCTGACGACGACGCTGTCGGTGCAGCTCGGCGGACGGGCGGCTGAGCTGGTGGTGTTCGGGGAGGGCTCGACCGGGGCGTCGAACGACCTCGCGAAGGCCACCGAGCTGGCGACGCGGATGGTGCGCGAGTTCGGGCTCTCGCCGAAGCTCGGCCCGGTCGGGTACGCCAGCGACCAGCCCCAGTACCTCGGGGTCGGCGGGCCGGACCGCGCGTACAGCGAGGAGACCCAGCGCGTGGTCGACGAGGAGGTCGCCCGGCTGCTGCGCGAGGCCGAGAGCCGCGCGATCGACCTGCTGACCCGCCACCGCGCCGCGCTCGACGAGTTGAGCGGCGCCCTGCTCGAGCACGAGACCGTGGACGGGCGCACCGTCCACGAGATCGCCGACCGGGCGCAGGCCGCGGACCCGGCGGCCTGA
- a CDS encoding cation:proton antiporter, translating to MNAGILLVLLALGAIAISAFGRRVNAQPGLLILIAAAAVSFVPGLPRLELDPELILGLVVPPLLYAAALEFSFFSFLRNLRAILGLGVVLVLLTAWLSRIAVDLMMPALGASVALLLAAIVAPPDTVTITAHGQELGLTRRVTAILTGESLVNDAMALTLFSIALAATGGEETFIDNGALLFAWSALVGVLIGFALGNLATAIRRRLDDPTLGTAVGLVVPFAAYLAAEEAHASGVLAVVVAGFNVAVESEYGNRRRERLGFRTRMTEREVWPVLGALLESFVFAYTGLQMKFVIDDLRESGEPLGRTLLTGVVLLVVVIAVRFAWVAVVFGRRLLANQSLQRRLQDPLFRKRWDERLQQVAERRGRAPEIPEALGWKEQTLLSWTGMRGIVTLGAAGGIPLLTEDGAPFPHRDTLQFLAYFVVFGTLLVQGPTLALLARRLRIDTSEEDRVALEQLALAERIAADAEAGTVPSLPDDARPGRRRRDGRPRRRVRGGRLVRGEVATPTDPATLDRFDRQREALSISVIARTLDDEAAQVVLARIDRQQAAEQV from the coding sequence GTGAACGCCGGAATCCTGCTCGTTCTGCTGGCTCTGGGAGCTATCGCGATCTCGGCGTTCGGGCGTCGCGTCAACGCCCAGCCCGGCCTGCTGATCCTGATCGCGGCGGCCGCGGTGTCGTTCGTCCCCGGGCTCCCCCGGCTGGAGCTCGACCCGGAGCTGATCCTGGGGCTGGTCGTACCGCCGCTGCTCTACGCCGCGGCGCTGGAGTTCTCGTTCTTCAGTTTCCTGCGCAACCTGCGCGCGATCCTCGGCCTGGGCGTCGTGCTCGTGCTGCTCACCGCGTGGCTGTCCCGGATCGCGGTGGACCTGATGATGCCCGCGCTCGGCGCGAGCGTCGCGCTGCTGCTGGCCGCGATCGTCGCGCCGCCGGACACGGTGACGATCACCGCCCACGGCCAGGAGCTCGGCCTGACCCGGCGGGTCACCGCGATCCTCACCGGCGAGAGCCTGGTGAACGACGCGATGGCGCTCACCCTGTTCAGCATCGCGCTCGCGGCCACCGGCGGCGAGGAGACGTTCATCGACAACGGGGCGCTGCTGTTCGCGTGGTCCGCGCTGGTCGGGGTCCTGATCGGCTTCGCGCTGGGCAACCTCGCCACCGCGATCCGCCGCCGGCTCGACGACCCGACGCTCGGCACCGCGGTCGGGCTGGTCGTGCCGTTCGCCGCGTACCTGGCGGCCGAGGAGGCGCACGCGTCCGGGGTGCTCGCGGTCGTCGTGGCCGGGTTCAACGTCGCGGTCGAGTCCGAGTACGGCAACCGCAGGCGTGAACGCCTGGGGTTCCGGACCCGGATGACCGAGCGCGAGGTCTGGCCGGTACTCGGCGCGCTGCTGGAGTCGTTCGTCTTCGCCTACACCGGCCTGCAGATGAAGTTCGTCATCGATGACCTGCGCGAGTCCGGGGAGCCGCTGGGGCGCACCCTGCTCACCGGCGTCGTGCTGCTGGTCGTCGTCATCGCGGTCCGGTTCGCCTGGGTAGCGGTCGTCTTCGGGCGACGGCTGCTGGCCAACCAGTCGTTGCAACGGCGGTTGCAGGACCCGCTGTTCCGCAAGCGCTGGGACGAGCGCCTGCAGCAGGTCGCCGAGCGGCGCGGGCGGGCACCGGAGATCCCCGAGGCGCTCGGCTGGAAAGAGCAGACGCTGCTGTCCTGGACCGGGATGCGCGGCATCGTGACGCTCGGCGCCGCCGGCGGCATCCCGCTGCTCACCGAGGACGGCGCGCCGTTCCCGCACCGCGACACGCTGCAGTTCCTGGCCTACTTCGTGGTGTTCGGCACGCTTCTGGTGCAGGGCCCGACGCTCGCGCTGCTGGCCCGCAGGCTCCGGATCGACACCAGCGAGGAGGACCGCGTCGCGCTGGAGCAGCTCGCGCTGGCCGAGCGGATCGCGGCCGACGCGGAGGCCGGCACCGTGCCGTCGCTCCCCGACGACGCCCGGCCCGGCCGCCGCCGTCGCGACGGCCGGCCCCGGCGGCGGGTCCGGGGCGGCCGGCTGGTGCGCGGCGAGGTGGCGACCCCCACCGACCCGGCCACGCTCGACCGGTTCGACCGGCAGCGCGAGGCGCTCTCGATCTCGGTGATCGCCCGCACCCTCGACGACGAGGCCGCGCAGGTCGTGCTGGCCCGGATCGACCGCCAGCAGGCCGCCGAACAGGTCTAG
- a CDS encoding FAD-binding protein — protein sequence MVTDQPITNWAGNVVFSTRTLHRPTSVDQVREVVADAEHLRVLGTGHSFSAVADSDRALLTVADLPRRIEIDAERRSVTVSAGTRFGELAQVLDPAGWALHNLGSLPHISIGGAVATGTHGSGATNGCLASAVNAIELVTPSGELVHLARGDENFDGSVVTLGSIGVVTALGLDIQPRYEVEQRVYDRMFLPALRVNLRDVLTAAYSVSVFLTWRRPFAEQVWVKHRTDAGEWPHGRDWLGATLAPGQRNPVPGQDPGFATQQGGAPGPWHTRLPHFRLEFTPSAGEELQTEYLLPIENAVPALDVLSALADRLAPNLYVCELRTVAADELWLSEAYRQDSIALHFTWRPDPEAARPVVTALEEGLAPLGARPHWGKVFSMEPADVAARYPRFADAQALIRRYDPDGKFRNAFTERYLDQV from the coding sequence ATGGTCACCGATCAACCCATCACCAACTGGGCCGGAAATGTCGTTTTTTCGACCCGGACGCTGCACCGCCCCACCAGCGTCGACCAGGTCCGTGAGGTGGTCGCGGACGCCGAGCACCTCCGGGTGCTCGGCACCGGGCACTCGTTCAGCGCGGTCGCCGACAGCGACCGGGCGCTGCTCACCGTGGCCGACCTCCCGCGCCGCATCGAGATCGACGCCGAGCGGCGCTCGGTGACGGTCAGCGCGGGCACGCGGTTCGGTGAGCTCGCCCAGGTGCTCGACCCCGCCGGGTGGGCGCTGCACAACCTCGGCTCGCTGCCGCACATCAGCATCGGCGGCGCGGTGGCCACCGGCACCCACGGGTCGGGCGCCACGAACGGCTGCCTGGCGTCGGCGGTGAACGCGATCGAGCTGGTCACGCCGAGCGGCGAGCTGGTGCACCTCGCGCGCGGCGACGAGAACTTCGACGGGTCGGTCGTCACGCTCGGCTCGATCGGCGTCGTCACCGCGCTCGGCCTGGACATCCAGCCGCGCTACGAGGTCGAGCAGCGCGTCTACGACCGCATGTTCCTCCCGGCGCTGCGGGTCAACCTGCGCGACGTGCTGACCGCGGCGTACAGCGTCAGCGTGTTCCTGACCTGGCGGCGGCCGTTCGCCGAGCAGGTCTGGGTCAAGCACCGCACCGACGCCGGGGAGTGGCCGCACGGGCGGGACTGGCTCGGTGCCACGCTCGCGCCCGGCCAGCGCAACCCGGTTCCCGGTCAGGACCCGGGCTTCGCGACCCAGCAGGGCGGCGCCCCCGGGCCCTGGCACACCCGGTTGCCGCACTTCCGGCTGGAGTTCACGCCGAGCGCCGGTGAGGAGCTGCAGACCGAGTACCTGCTGCCGATCGAGAACGCGGTCCCGGCGCTCGACGTGCTCAGCGCTCTCGCCGACCGGCTCGCCCCGAACCTCTACGTCTGCGAGCTGCGGACGGTCGCCGCCGACGAGCTGTGGCTGTCGGAGGCCTACCGGCAGGACAGCATCGCGCTGCACTTCACCTGGCGGCCCGATCCGGAGGCGGCCCGGCCGGTCGTCACCGCGCTGGAGGAGGGGCTGGCCCCGCTGGGCGCGCGCCCGCACTGGGGCAAGGTCTTCTCGATGGAGCCCGCGGACGTGGCGGCCCGGTACCCGCGCTTCGCCGACGCACAGGCGCTGATCCGCCGGTACGACCCGGACGGCAAGTTCCGCAACGCGTTCACCGAGCGCTACCTGGACCAGGTCTAG
- a CDS encoding TspO/MBR family protein, whose protein sequence is MAATSARQRHRRVPAAVALAGFLLAAFAAAAIGGVASADAGTYYTGLDRPAWAPPSGLFGPVWTVLYTMIGVAGWLAWRRVGPRPLPFGLYAGQLVLNAAWSWLFFAFEQPGAAFAEITILWLVIAANAVVFVRISRLAGLLLVPYLLWVGYAAALNLTLWILN, encoded by the coding sequence ATGGCCGCCACTTCCGCTCGTCAGCGTCATCGTCGTGTCCCGGCCGCGGTGGCCCTGGCCGGTTTCCTGCTGGCGGCGTTCGCGGCGGCGGCGATCGGCGGCGTGGCCAGCGCGGACGCCGGAACGTACTACACCGGGCTCGACCGGCCGGCCTGGGCTCCGCCGAGCGGGCTCTTCGGCCCGGTGTGGACGGTGCTCTACACGATGATCGGCGTGGCCGGCTGGCTGGCCTGGCGACGGGTGGGGCCGCGTCCGCTGCCGTTCGGGCTCTACGCCGGCCAGCTCGTGCTCAACGCGGCCTGGTCGTGGCTGTTCTTCGCGTTCGAACAGCCCGGGGCGGCGTTCGCCGAGATCACGATTCTCTGGCTGGTCATCGCGGCCAACGCGGTGGTGTTCGTCCGGATCTCGCGGCTCGCCGGACTCCTGCTGGTGCCGTACCTGCTGTGGGTGGGCTACGCCGCTGCCCTGAACCTGACACTCTGGATACTCAATTGA
- a CDS encoding phage holin family protein, with protein MTAGVPGEPTHEVGNASVGDLVKNVANDLTTLVRQEIALAKAETKEEFTKAGKAGGAFGGAGLAGWLALLFLSLAVMYGLGEVIPVGWAAFLVGVLWAVGAAALAAYGRSKAKEVNPVPKRTVETVKEDVRWVQNRNA; from the coding sequence ATGACCGCTGGTGTGCCGGGCGAGCCGACCCATGAGGTCGGGAACGCCTCGGTCGGTGACCTGGTCAAGAACGTCGCCAACGACCTGACCACGCTCGTCCGGCAGGAGATCGCGCTCGCCAAGGCCGAGACCAAGGAAGAGTTCACGAAGGCCGGGAAGGCCGGCGGCGCGTTCGGCGGCGCCGGGCTGGCCGGTTGGCTCGCCCTGCTGTTCCTCTCGCTCGCGGTGATGTACGGCCTCGGCGAGGTCATCCCGGTCGGGTGGGCCGCGTTCCTCGTCGGCGTGCTCTGGGCCGTCGGCGCCGCCGCGCTCGCCGCGTACGGCCGCAGCAAGGCCAAAGAGGTCAACCCGGTTCCGAAGCGGACGGTCGAGACGGTGAAGGAGGACGTGCGTTGGGTACAGAACAGGAACGCATAG
- a CDS encoding DUF3618 domain-containing protein gives MGTEQERIERDIMRQRMRLGDDVDALVEKVSPRQAARRQAGRVTDAATTVRERIMGTASEVTGTVRDKAADVAHGTHDRAAGAGHGIADAGHGVAAQAGNAKDSVASAAGSTAQTARRRTEGNPLAAGLIAFGVGWLASSLLPATPPERKAGAALRERAEEPVKQAGQALGEKAKEVASHLQEPAQQAAQQVKETATEAAQHVRDEAQDHAQGLRGEAKDRAGSVQDTARP, from the coding sequence TTGGGTACAGAACAGGAACGCATAGAGCGCGACATCATGCGGCAGCGGATGCGGCTGGGTGACGACGTCGACGCGCTCGTCGAGAAGGTCAGCCCGCGGCAGGCCGCCCGGCGTCAGGCCGGCCGGGTCACGGACGCCGCGACGACGGTGAGGGAGCGGATCATGGGCACGGCGTCCGAGGTCACCGGCACGGTCCGGGACAAGGCGGCCGACGTGGCGCACGGAACCCACGACCGGGCCGCCGGGGCCGGGCACGGTATCGCCGACGCCGGGCACGGCGTCGCCGCGCAGGCCGGGAACGCCAAGGACTCGGTGGCCTCGGCCGCCGGGAGCACCGCACAGACCGCGCGGCGCCGGACCGAGGGCAACCCCCTCGCGGCCGGGCTGATCGCGTTCGGTGTCGGGTGGCTGGCCTCCAGCCTGTTGCCGGCCACGCCGCCGGAGCGCAAGGCCGGTGCGGCGCTGCGCGAGCGGGCCGAGGAGCCGGTCAAGCAGGCCGGTCAGGCACTCGGCGAGAAGGCCAAGGAGGTCGCGTCGCACCTGCAGGAGCCGGCGCAGCAGGCCGCTCAGCAGGTCAAGGAGACCGCCACCGAGGCAGCGCAGCACGTCCGGGACGAGGCCCAGGACCACGCCCAGGGGCTGCGGGGCGAGGCGAAGGACCGCGCGGGATCGGTGCAGGACACCGCCCGCCCGTGA
- a CDS encoding HAD family acid phosphatase: MGGRRVLVVVAAIVGALTLVGGGIAIADTPEPSIKTRTPRTENGVPNIDVVRQQIKNYYGDPLGTGTFGASSNYAKEAKRVAAAGTKYLGQPYRGGKRKAILMDVDDTTLNTWNYEIAVNFAFTPASNAEFVLGQKFPAVPGMVGLAKAAERHGYAIFFLTGRGAAQEAATLGNLTADGTGVDAGYPKPTPLGNGEDGLFTKPAVADYPAYLKKACANDPKGTCTTIHYKSATRAHIESLGFDIVANFGDQWSDLKGGYANRSFKLPNPTYFLP, from the coding sequence GTGGGCGGTAGAAGAGTGCTCGTCGTGGTGGCCGCGATTGTCGGTGCGCTCACGCTGGTCGGGGGCGGGATCGCGATCGCGGACACCCCGGAGCCGTCGATCAAGACCCGGACGCCCCGGACCGAGAACGGCGTGCCGAACATCGACGTCGTCCGGCAGCAGATCAAGAACTACTACGGCGATCCGCTCGGCACCGGCACGTTCGGCGCGAGCAGCAACTACGCCAAGGAAGCCAAGCGGGTCGCCGCGGCCGGGACGAAGTACCTCGGCCAGCCCTACCGGGGCGGGAAGCGCAAGGCGATCCTGATGGACGTCGACGACACGACGCTCAACACCTGGAACTACGAGATCGCGGTGAACTTCGCGTTCACCCCGGCGAGCAACGCCGAGTTCGTGCTGGGGCAGAAGTTCCCGGCGGTGCCGGGCATGGTCGGCCTCGCGAAGGCGGCCGAGCGGCACGGGTACGCGATCTTCTTCCTGACCGGCCGGGGTGCGGCGCAGGAGGCCGCGACGCTGGGCAACCTCACCGCCGACGGCACCGGCGTGGACGCCGGCTACCCGAAGCCGACGCCGCTGGGCAACGGGGAGGACGGCCTGTTCACCAAGCCGGCCGTCGCGGACTACCCGGCCTACCTCAAGAAAGCCTGCGCGAACGACCCCAAGGGCACCTGCACGACGATCCACTACAAGTCCGCGACCCGGGCGCACATCGAGTCGCTCGGCTTCGACATCGTCGCCAACTTCGGCGACCAGTGGAGCGACCTCAAGGGCGGCTACGCCAACCGCAGCTTCAAGCTGCCGAACCCGACGTACTTCCTGCCGTGA
- a CDS encoding ferredoxin: protein MKVRVDNERCEAHGQCNMVDEDLFPLDDDGYSTLGTGVDVPPGKEQIARLGVDSCPLQALHLE, encoded by the coding sequence ATGAAGGTACGGGTGGACAACGAGCGCTGCGAGGCGCACGGTCAGTGCAACATGGTCGACGAAGACCTCTTCCCGCTCGACGACGACGGGTACAGCACGCTCGGCACCGGCGTGGACGTTCCGCCCGGCAAGGAACAGATCGCCCGGCTCGGCGTCGATTCGTGCCCATTGCAGGCGCTGCACCTCGAGTGA
- a CDS encoding MMPL family transporter: protein MATVLYRLGAVACRFRVLVAVVWVLALAGAGVGAATLSGRTVNTFSIPGQESTTALEKIGERFGSGANGATARVVFEAPGSITDAAPQIAAVVEELSGLPGVVGATDPLDPASPVISADKRAAASTVTYAVQASEITADQREALLDAVAEASGSGLTVEVTGEAAQEQGGEVGGPAEAGGVVVALIVLAITYSSLVAAGMNLLTALVGVGIGALGITTLTGFVDLQATTPVLAVMLGLAVGIDYALFIFTRFRQELLAGRAVGEAAALAVGTAGSAVVTAGITVVIALAGLAVAGIPFLTEMGLAAAATIVVAVLVAVTLVPAVLGLIGLRALPRKVRPAVREGSPAPLHHSRGFVAAWARVVTDHAALSLLAAVVVLGVITIPVTAMRTTLDQEPVPGSTQARATAILSERFGAGFTGPLVILADGPDAGTVAATALEKARTLDDVAVATGPSLNSDADAALVTVIPKSGPDSAETEALVHALRDAMAQVGGEARLYVTGATAVSVDVSQKLNQALPEYLLLVVGLALVLLILVFRSLLVPVAGVLGFLLTVGASFGATVAVFEWGWLTFLVNTDVTGPLLSLMPIIVVGILFGLAMDYQVFLVSRMHEAHAHGAAPREAVVTGFRQAGPVVVAAATIMFAVFAGFIPEGDRTIKPIAFALALGILFDAIVVRMIAMPAALTLLGSSAWWLPGWLRWLPELDVEGAALERDHSGDREFAPS, encoded by the coding sequence ATGGCAACAGTGCTGTACCGCCTGGGAGCAGTGGCCTGCCGGTTCCGCGTGCTGGTGGCGGTGGTGTGGGTGCTCGCGCTGGCCGGGGCCGGCGTCGGAGCGGCGACGCTGTCCGGCCGGACCGTCAACACGTTCAGCATCCCCGGGCAGGAGTCGACGACCGCGCTCGAGAAGATCGGCGAGCGTTTCGGGAGCGGCGCCAACGGCGCGACCGCACGGGTCGTGTTCGAGGCCCCCGGGTCGATCACCGACGCCGCGCCGCAGATCGCCGCGGTCGTGGAGGAGCTCTCCGGGCTCCCGGGCGTGGTCGGCGCGACCGATCCGCTCGACCCGGCGTCGCCGGTGATCTCGGCCGACAAGCGGGCCGCCGCCAGCACCGTCACCTACGCCGTCCAGGCGTCCGAGATCACCGCCGACCAGCGGGAAGCGCTGCTGGACGCGGTGGCCGAAGCCTCCGGCTCCGGGCTCACCGTGGAGGTCACCGGCGAGGCCGCCCAGGAGCAGGGCGGGGAGGTCGGCGGGCCGGCCGAGGCCGGTGGTGTCGTGGTGGCGCTGATCGTGCTGGCGATCACCTACTCCTCGCTCGTCGCCGCCGGGATGAACCTGCTCACCGCGCTGGTCGGCGTCGGCATCGGCGCGCTGGGCATCACGACGCTCACCGGGTTCGTCGACCTGCAGGCCACCACCCCGGTCCTCGCGGTGATGCTCGGGCTGGCGGTCGGCATCGACTACGCGTTGTTCATCTTCACGCGGTTCCGGCAGGAACTGCTCGCCGGCCGGGCGGTCGGCGAGGCGGCCGCGCTGGCGGTCGGCACCGCCGGGTCCGCGGTCGTCACCGCCGGGATCACGGTCGTGATCGCGCTGGCCGGGCTCGCGGTCGCCGGTATCCCGTTCCTCACCGAGATGGGCCTCGCGGCGGCCGCGACGATCGTCGTCGCGGTGCTGGTGGCGGTGACGCTCGTGCCGGCCGTGCTGGGGCTGATCGGGTTGCGCGCGCTCCCGCGGAAGGTGCGCCCGGCCGTGCGCGAGGGGAGCCCCGCGCCGCTGCACCACTCGCGCGGGTTCGTCGCCGCGTGGGCCCGCGTGGTGACCGACCACGCGGCGCTGAGCCTGCTGGCCGCGGTGGTGGTGCTCGGCGTGATCACGATCCCGGTCACCGCGATGCGCACGACCCTCGACCAGGAACCGGTTCCGGGGTCCACCCAGGCGCGGGCCACCGCGATCCTCTCCGAACGCTTCGGCGCCGGGTTCACCGGGCCGCTGGTTATCCTCGCCGACGGGCCGGACGCCGGGACCGTCGCCGCGACCGCCCTGGAGAAGGCCAGGACCCTGGACGACGTCGCGGTGGCGACCGGACCGAGCCTCAACTCCGACGCGGACGCGGCGCTGGTCACCGTCATCCCGAAGTCGGGGCCGGACAGCGCCGAGACCGAGGCGCTCGTGCACGCACTGCGCGACGCGATGGCGCAGGTCGGTGGCGAGGCCAGGCTCTACGTCACCGGGGCGACCGCGGTCAGCGTCGACGTCTCGCAGAAGCTCAACCAGGCGCTGCCCGAGTACCTGCTGCTCGTCGTCGGGCTGGCGCTGGTGCTGTTGATACTGGTCTTCCGCTCGCTGCTCGTCCCGGTGGCCGGGGTGCTCGGTTTCCTGCTCACCGTGGGCGCGTCGTTCGGCGCCACCGTCGCGGTGTTCGAGTGGGGCTGGCTGACGTTCCTGGTCAACACCGACGTCACCGGGCCGCTGCTGAGCCTGATGCCGATCATCGTCGTCGGCATCCTGTTCGGGCTCGCGATGGACTACCAGGTGTTCCTGGTGAGCCGGATGCACGAGGCCCACGCGCACGGCGCCGCGCCGCGCGAGGCGGTCGTGACCGGGTTCCGGCAGGCCGGACCGGTGGTCGTCGCCGCGGCCACGATCATGTTCGCGGTCTTCGCGGGCTTCATCCCCGAGGGTGACCGCACGATCAAGCCGATCGCGTTCGCCCTCGCCCTCGGCATCCTGTTCGACGCGATCGTGGTGCGGATGATCGCGATGCCGGCCGCGTTGACGCTGCTCGGGTCGTCGGCCTGGTGGCTGCCGGGCTGGCTGCGGTGGCTACCCGAGCTCGACGTCGAAGGCGCCGCCCTGGAACGCGACCACAGTGGAGACCGCGAGTTCGCCCCCTCGTGA
- a CDS encoding winged helix-turn-helix domain-containing protein: MTVHARPVPVTRVRSGRAAEPDRSARVTVEIDLAGGGAPGVASALCAEISDLLAEHARSGDTSVSASVSLGFGDAATRPAASATPPASPAFPGDDGAALRIVAGRRIAVQDGVEVPLTRREFDLLAFLARNPRQVFSRSQLIDAVWGARYRDSERTIDVHVRRIRVKLSPTGPRIVTVRGVGYRLDHPERVAVVPGVE, from the coding sequence ATGACAGTGCACGCCCGCCCGGTGCCGGTGACCCGTGTCCGCTCCGGCCGGGCCGCGGAGCCGGACCGGTCGGCCCGGGTCACGGTCGAGATCGACCTCGCCGGAGGCGGCGCCCCCGGGGTCGCGTCCGCGCTCTGCGCGGAGATCAGCGACCTGCTCGCCGAGCACGCGCGCTCCGGGGACACGTCGGTCTCCGCCTCGGTCTCGCTGGGGTTCGGCGACGCCGCGACCCGCCCGGCGGCATCGGCCACACCCCCGGCGTCCCCGGCCTTTCCCGGTGACGACGGCGCGGCTCTGCGGATCGTGGCCGGACGGCGGATCGCCGTGCAGGACGGGGTCGAGGTGCCGCTGACCCGCCGGGAGTTCGACCTGCTCGCGTTCCTCGCGCGCAACCCGCGCCAGGTGTTCAGCCGCAGTCAGCTCATCGACGCGGTCTGGGGGGCGCGCTACCGCGACAGCGAACGCACGATCGACGTCCACGTGCGGCGCATCCGCGTGAAGCTCTCCCCCACCGGCCCGCGGATCGTCACCGTGCGCGGCGTCGGCTACCGCCTGGACCACCCCGAGCGCGTCGCGGTCGTTCCCGGCGTCGAGTGA